One Pseudoliparis swirei isolate HS2019 ecotype Mariana Trench chromosome 4, NWPU_hadal_v1, whole genome shotgun sequence genomic window carries:
- the LOC130192930 gene encoding high-affinity choline transporter 1-like: protein MTIHVEGLVAIAIFYLLILFVGIWAAWKNKHSGEAEGTDRSETIMVGGRDIGLFVGGFTMTATWVGGGYINGTAEYVYLPDYGLAWAQAPFGYALSLVVGGLFFAKPMRSRGYVTMLDPFQQKYGKRMGGLLFIPALMGEIFWSAAILSALGATLSVMVDINIKISVVISALIAIFYTLVGGLYSVAYTDVVQLFCIFIGLWISVPFALTNPAVSDITITAVKQVYQSPWRGSIHKGDTWVWIDNFCLLMLGGIPWQVYFQRVLSASSANYAQVLSFLAAFGCLVMAVPSVLIGAIGASTDWNQTSYGAISPKEKDQADMILPIVLQHLCPPFVSFFGLGAVSAAVMSSADSSILSASSMFARNIYQLTFRQSASDREIVWVMRITIFVFGGLATLMALVTGTVYGLWYLSSDLVYVIIFPQLLSVLFVKGTNTYGSVAGYLFGMVLRIGGGEPYLQLPPFIYYPGWTTEQRIHHISGEMEEVVIQKFPFKTMSMLASFLGNVAFSYLTKYLFESGKISHKYDFFDAVHSGEIMDKTTLVTRSNNIGLSEMAPVKPRLSVSLAAAFTRRDTLPKEMVVEEEEFSSDSSHHDEE from the exons ATGACCATCCATGTAGAGGGGCTTGTGGCTATCGCGATCTTCTATCTGCTGATCCTGTTCGTTGGCATCTGGGCGGCATGGAAGAACAAACACTCCGGGGAGGCGGAGGGCACCGACCGCAGTGAAACCATCATGGTCGGAGGGAGAGACATTGGACTATTTGTCGGTGGATTTACCATGACAG CGACCTGGGTTGGAGGAGGATATATAAATGGCACAGCTGAGTATGTTTATCTGCCTGATTATGGCTTGGCTTGGGCTCAAGCTCCCTTTGGATATGCCCTCAGTCTTGTTGTGG GGGGTCTTTTCTTCGCTAAGCCCATGCGCTCTCGAGGTTACGTCACCATGTTGGACCCATTCCAACAGAAGTATGGGAAACGTATGGGAGGCCTCCTCTTCATACCTGCGCTCATGGGAGAGATCTTCTGGTCCGCGGCGATCTTATCCGCCCTCG GTGCTACTCTGAGTGTCATGGTGGACATCAACATTAAGATATCAGTGGTTATCTCAGCGCTCATTGCAATCTTTTACACCCTGGTTGGAGGACTCTACTCTGTGGCCTACACGGACGTCGTGCAGCTCTTCTGTATCTTTATTGGCCTG TGGATCAGTGTCCCGTTTGCTTTGACCAACCCTGCGGTGTCGGACATTACCATCACCGCAGTGAAGCAGGTGTACCAGTCGCCCTGGAGAGGCAGCATTCACAAGGGCGACACCTGGGTCTGGATCGACAACTTCTGCCTCCTG ATGCTTGGAGGAATACCCTGGCAGGTGTATTTCCAGAGAGTCCTGTCTGCCTCCTCGGCCAACTACGCCCAGGTTCTCTCCTTCCTGGCCGCTTTCGGGTGCCTCGTCATGGCGGTGCCCTCCGTTCTCATCGGGGCCATCGGGGCCTCCACAG ACTGGAACCAGACCAGTTATGGTGCTATTTCTCCGAAAGAGAAGGACCAAGCGGACATGATTCTACCCATCGTGCTCCAACACCTTTGCCCACCATTCGTCTCTTTCTTCGGGCTGGGTGCCGTGTCTGCAGCCGTCATGTCGTCTGCAGACTCCTCCATCCTGTCAGCCAGCTCCATGTTTGCGAGGAACATCTACCAGCTCACCTTCAGACAGTCG GCGTCTGACCGTGAGATCGTGTGGGTGATGCGTATTACCATCTTTGTATTCGGCGGCCTTGCCACGTTGATGGCGCTGGTGACTGGGACAGTTTACGGCCTCTGGTACCTGAGCTCAGATCTGGTTTACGTCATCATCTTCCCCCAGCTGCTCAGCGTGCTCTTCGTCAAAGGCACCAACACGTACGGCTCCGTGGCCGGCTACCTGTTTGGCATGGTGCTGCGTATAGGTGGGGGAGAACCCTACCTGCAGCTGCCTCCTTTCATTTATTACCCTGGCTGGACCACTGAGCAGAGGATACACCACATCTCTGGAGAAATGGAGGAAGTCGTCATCCAGAAGTTCCCCTTCAAGACCATGTCTATGCTCGCCTCCTTCCTGGGTAACGTCGCTTTCTCCTATCTGACAAAGTACCTGTTTGAGAGCGGCAAGATTTCACACAAATACGACTTTTTCGACGCAGTGCACAGCGGCGAGATCATGGATAAGACGACGCTCGTGACTCGTAGCAACAACATCGGGCTGTCGGAGATGGCGCCCGTCAAACCGCGGCTGAGCGTGAGCTTGGCGGCCGCCTTCACGCGCCGCGACACACTGCCAAAGGaaatggtggtggaggaggaggagttcagcTCTGATTCCTCACACCATGATGAAGAATGA